A window of Atribacterota bacterium contains these coding sequences:
- a CDS encoding ABC transporter ATP-binding protein, which yields MNNIQAVLETKQLTKKYNGTPVVNNLNIKINQGEIFGFLGPNGAGKTTTILMILGLTEPSSGEVNVFGYNSTKEPLQVKRITSYLPEKVGFYEDMSAFENLSYIARLNHIPEKKAKDTIDEVLNLVGLKDVTNVEVGKFSKGMKQRLGIGTVFIKKPKLAILDEPTTGIDPKGVEEILDLIIKINKEENITIFLCSHLLYQVQKICSKIGIFSKGKMVANGSLEEISKEILPEKSNRLEISYQEDKDVIRLIQDIQKIDGILRVEKRAKELSLEQIYTKYFREES from the coding sequence ATGAATAATATTCAGGCTGTTTTGGAAACAAAACAATTAACAAAAAAATATAACGGAACACCGGTGGTGAATAATTTGAATATAAAAATTAACCAGGGTGAAATATTTGGTTTTCTTGGTCCGAATGGTGCCGGAAAAACAACTACTATATTGATGATATTGGGTTTGACTGAGCCAAGCTCTGGAGAAGTAAATGTTTTTGGTTATAATTCAACAAAAGAACCTTTACAGGTTAAAAGAATTACCAGCTATCTTCCGGAGAAAGTAGGATTTTATGAAGATATGAGTGCTTTTGAAAATCTATCCTATATTGCCCGGTTAAATCATATTCCCGAAAAAAAAGCAAAAGATACTATAGATGAAGTGCTTAATTTAGTAGGGTTAAAAGATGTAACAAATGTTGAAGTTGGCAAATTTTCCAAGGGAATGAAACAAAGACTGGGGATTGGTACCGTATTCATAAAAAAGCCAAAACTGGCAATTTTGGATGAGCCGACGACGGGAATCGATCCCAAAGGCGTTGAGGAAATATTAGATCTCATAATTAAAATTAACAAGGAAGAGAACATTACTATATTCCTATGTTCTCATTTGCTCTATCAGGTTCAGAAAATCTGCAGCAAGATCGGCATTTTCTCAAAAGGGAAGATGGTTGCAAATGGTTCCCTGGAAGAAATAAGCAAGGAGATATTACCTGAAAAAAGTAACAGATTGGAAATTAGTTACCAGGAAGATAAAGATGTTATAAGATTAATTCAGGATATCCAAAAAATTGATGGCATTCTAAGGGTTGAAAAAAGGGCAAAAGAACTTTCACTGGAGCAAATATATACAAAATACTTTAGGGAGGAATCTTAA